Proteins found in one Pyrus communis chromosome 15, drPyrComm1.1, whole genome shotgun sequence genomic segment:
- the LOC137717436 gene encoding phosphatidylinositol 4-phosphate 5-kinase 8-like: MEYAVSEKAFSYGDVYVGNFKGTLPHGNGKYTWCDGTVYEGDWEEGKMTGKGKLIWTSGAQYVGDFSGGYLHGYGIFSGPDGSFYQGSWRMNIQHGMGKKQYRNSDIYEGSWKEGVQEGSGRYLWSSGNTYTGSWKGGKMCGRGVMKWENGDLYNGSWLNGLRDGCGVYRFADGGYYFGTWSRGLKDGKGTFYPAGTKHPSLKEWCSSVGYSSDGSSSLSRHLLNSTEGNARPTVKCSFSEKISIGGILRNSRRRSHKAMSLDKNWTDRYPSRDFIRYDSLSSLSQASEDIEHEMRDNNTSVYEREYVQGVFVRERESNHTEISRKSKQRNNVSVMPKSSCIDIFGANRSYYLMLNLQLGIRYTVGKITPVPVREVRPSDFGDRARIRMYFPRKGSQFTPPHYSVDFYWKDYCPMVFRNLREMFKLDAAEYMMSICGDNGLREISSPGKSGSIFYISHDDRFFVKTLRKTELKVMLKMLPRYYSHVDKHENTLITKKFGLHRITLKGGKKVRFMVMGNMFCTELRIHRRYDLKGSTIGRCTDEDKIDENTTLKDLDLKFEFHMDKLLRGELFKQISVDCKFLQSQQIIDYSLLLGLHFRAPKDLKGFSQPPATMHNHESLLADDGVTLQGELLIPPKGLQLVTHEPGSVSTAPGPHIRGNPLKAYSLGDKEVDLLLPGTGRLRVQLGVNMPARAKRKIAQEEVDSTEVEPFEFYDVVLYMGIIDILQEYNAKKILEHAYKSLKFDPQRISAVEPELYVKRFINFLEKVFPDLP; encoded by the exons ATGGAGTATGCTGTGAG CGAGAAAGCCTTCTCATATGGAGATGTCTACGTTGGAAATTTCAAGGGAACTCTGCCTCATGGTAACGGTAAATACACATGGTGTGATGGAACAGTATACGAGGGTGATTGGGAAGAAGGGAAAATGACAGGTAAAGGGAAGCTGATTTGGACATCAGGAGCACAATATGTTGGTGATTTCTCTGGAGGTTACCTTCATGGTTATGGCATTTTTAGTGGACCTGATGGTTCTTTCTACCAGGGTTCCTGGAGGATGAATATTCAGCACGGGATGGGAAAAAAACAGTACAGGAATTCAGATATCTATGAAGGATCATGGAAGGAAGGAGTACAGGAAGGTAGTGGTAGGTATTTGTGGAGTAGTGGGAATACATATACTGGGAGTTGGAAAGGCGGGAAAATGTGTGGAAGAGGGGTCATGAAATGGGAAAATGGTGATCTGTACAATGGCTCTTGGTTAAATGGGTTAAGAGACGGGTGTGGAGTTTACAGGTTTGCTGACGGAGGATATTATTTTGGAACGTGGAGTCGGGGCCTAAAGGATGGAAAAGGAACATTTTATCCAGCAGGAACTAAACATCCGTCCCTAAAGGAGTGGTGCAGCTCTGTAGGATATAGCAGTGACGGATCAAGCTCGTTGTCTCGACATTTGCTAAATTCAACGGAAGGCAACGCTAGACCAACTGTCAAGTGCAGTTTTTCAGAGAAAATATCTATTGGTGGAATTTTAAGAAATTCAAGGCGAAGATCACACAAGGCCATGTCATTAGATAAAAATTGGACCGATCGCTATCCTTCTAGAGATTTTATACGTTATGACTCCTTAAGCTCATTGTCCCAAGCCTCTGAGGATATTGAACATGAGATGCGAGATAATAACACTTCAGTTTATGAGAGAGAATACGTGCAAGGGGTGTtcgttagagagagagagagtaatcaTACAGAGATATCCCGGAAAAGTAAACAACGAAATAATGTTTCTGTGATGCCAAAGAGTTCATGTATTGACATATTTGGAGCCAACAGAAGCTATTATCTAATGCTTAATTTGCAACTCGGTATCAG GTACACTGTTGGGAAGATCACACCAGTTCCTGTACGTGAAGTTCGACCTTCTGATTTTGGAGATCGAGCCAGAATAAGGATGTATTTCCCTAGAAAGGGTTCTCAGTTTACACCTCCGCATTATTCAGTTGATTTCTATTGGAAAGATTATTGTCCGATGGTCTTCAG GAATTTAAGGGAGATGTTTAAATTAGATGCAGCAGAGTACATGATGTCCATTTGTGGTGACAATGGTTTACGAGAGATTTCTTCTCCAGGGAAAAGTGGCAGTATTTTCTATATTTCTCATGATGATAGATTTTTCGTCAAAACTTTAAGAAAAACTGAACTGAAG GTTATGCTGAAGATGCTACCTAGATATTATAGCCATGTAGACAAACATGAAAACACTCTCATCACAAAAAAATTTGGGCTCCATCGGATAACGTTAAAAGGTGGAAAAAAG GTACGGTTTATGGTCATGGGGAATATGTTTTGCACTGAATTACGAATTCATCGCCGTTATGATTTGAAGGGTTCAACTATTGGAAGATGTACAGACGAAGATAAAATTGATGAGAATACCACATTGAAAGATCTTGAtctgaaatttgaatttcatatGGACAAACTGTTGCGAGGAGAACTTTTTAA ACAAATATCAGTAGACTGCAAGTTTCTACAATCTCAGCAAATTATCGATTATAGCCTTCTGTTGGGTCTACATTTTAGAGCTCCCAAGGATCTGAAGGGATTTTCACAACCTCCTGCTACAATGCACAACCATGAGAGTTTACTTGCTGATGATG GTGTGACTTTGCAAGGGGAGCTTTTGATTCCTCCTAAAGGTCTTCAACTGGTAACCCATGAACCTGGCTCTGTCAGTACTGCACCAGGTCCTCACATCAGAGGAAATCCTTTGAAAGCTTATTCTCTCGGTGACAAAGAAGTCGATCTCTTGCTCCCTGGTACAGGAAG GTTAAGGGTGCAACTAGGCGTAAACATGCCGGCCCGGGCCAAACGTAAGATTGCGCAGGAAGAGGTCGATTCAACAGAAGTAGAACCCTTTGAATTCTACGACGTGGTTCTTTATATGGGAATAATCGACATATTGCAGGAATACAATGCGAAAAAGATACTTGAGCATGCTTACAAATCGTTGAAGTTTGACCCTCAACGCATTTCTGCTGTCGAACCGGAGCTGTACGTTAAGCGTTTCATCAATTTCTTGGAGAAAGTTTTCCCGGACCTGCCGTAA
- the LOC137716865 gene encoding 3-ketoacyl-CoA synthase 7-like → METVLLRYITESPISIAHFLTATVLIIAVLSFKFKSKSIYLVDFTCYMPPNSLRIAKESYIEHLEISNLFDEESRNFQIKVMERSGIGEESCMPITIHEFPPHSSLNATRKETETVLFSVVEDLLSKHKINPTSIDILVSNCSLFCPTPSITSMVINKFGFRSNIKSISLSGMGCSAGLLSISLAKDLLLVHKNSLALVLSMEAITPNGYIGRRKSMLIPNLLFRMGGAAILLSSRKQDKKIAKYELQHLVRTHIGSDDEAYQSVFQQPDEDGVVGVSLSRALVPVATKALRINISKLGPLVLPYSEQLRYVWSVIRRKLLFSPRQKGTYVPNFKKALQHFCIHAGGRAVVDGIVDSLKLDKEDGEASRMTLHRFGNTSSSSVWYELCYLEAKGRMKKGNRVWQIAFGSGFKCNSAIWKCISDVDPSVRNAWSDRIYLYPVDEISN, encoded by the coding sequence ATGGAGACTGTATTGCTTAGATACATTACAGAATCTCCAATCTCCATCGCACATTTCTTAACCGCGACTGTCCTTATCATTGCGGTTCTCagtttcaaattcaaatccaagAGTATATACCTTGTCGACTTCACTTGCTATATGCCTCCCAATAGCTTGCGAATCGCAAAGGAGAGCTACATTGAACACCTTGAAATTTCAAACCTCTTCGACGAAGAAAGCCGAAATTTCCAAATCAAGGTAATGGAAAGATCGGGAATCGGAGAGGAGAGTTGCATGCCTATTACAATCCATGAGTTCCCTCCACATTCTTCTTTAAACGCTACTAGAAAAGAAACCGAAACAGTTCTCTTCTCTGTAGTCGAAGACCTTCTTTCCAAGCACAAAATAAATCCAACAAGCATTGACATCCTTGTCTCAAACTGTAGCCTTTTCTGCCCAACTCCGTCCATTACATCTATGGTCATAAACAAGTTTGGATTCCGTAGCAACATAAAGAGCATCAGCCTCAGCGGAATGGGTTGCAGTGCTGGACTGTTGTCGATAAGTTTGGCTAAAGATCTTCTACTAGTCCACAAGAACTCATTGGCTTTAGTTCTCAGCATGGAAGCTATAACTCCCAATGGTTATATAGGTAGAAGAAAGTCCATGCTTATTCCCAACCTTTTGTTTCGGATGGGAGGAGCTGCTATCCTATTGTCCAGTAGGAAGCAGGACAAGAAAATAGCAAAGTACGAGCTCCAGCATCTTGTCCGAACACACATCGGTTCGGATGATGAAGCATACCAATCTGTCTTCCAGCAACCAGATGAAGATGGTGTTGTAGGGGTTTCACTGTCAAGGGCACTTGTACCTGTCGCCACCAAAGCTTTAAGAATTAACATATCCAAGTTGGGGCCACTCGTGCTGCCATATTCCGAGCAGCTACGATATGTATGGTCAGTAATCCGCAGGAAACTGTTATTTTCACCGCGCCAGAAGGGAACTTATGTGCCGAATTTCAAGAAGGCTCTCCAGCATTTCTGCATCCATGCTGGCGGAAGGGCAGTCGTCGACGGCATAGTAGATAGTCTGAAGCTGGACAAGGAAGATGGAGAAGCTTCAAGGATGACATTACATAGATTTGGCAATACTTCATCGTCTTCAGTTTGGTATGAACTCTGCTACTTGGAGGCAAAAGGAAGGATGAAGAAAGGAAACCGAGTGTGGCAAATAGCCTTCGGAAGTGGCTTCAAGTGTAACAGTGCAATTTGGAAATGCATTTCGGACGTTGATCCATCAGTAAGAAATGCATGGTCCGACAGAATCTATTTGTATCCCGTCGATGAGATCTCAAATTAA